From the genome of Mugil cephalus isolate CIBA_MC_2020 chromosome 2, CIBA_Mcephalus_1.1, whole genome shotgun sequence, one region includes:
- the krt222 gene encoding keratin, type I cytoskeletal 18-A isoform X1 — protein MLSQVTMDLLQDSSHTMCGLNARLKGFLEQVHRLQEANHRLEAQIADWGARSGSHSQEWSQQEQTVKELRTQVGKLLMENAQLALESDSVKSRAAAIQARCETEEKNTRRLEQQVAQLRELKRKADQSSTSLHTDFHRSMTELQEIHHEFEAARALQLQRAGSCDALLKTATAATAAAGGEEEDGTGMELTQLLDRIRAQCDQSRLPGPGEGHLGLGAVSNPPPGSAGPSHSGAGAAASRAHRGALSEEEAAWAQVSLGGAALREARAELAEARKQWHSLQVEIETLHALEKGLESSLQHTQRLYSSQLQDLSQVIAGLEGELDQVRSGLATQRQRHSELLNTKMRLEREITTYRRLLEREEGRYMGRNVQHLNLRPWRFSTEEPKENGLENGFSDPAVTPDEPKSEPLPEIPPLLPADNGIKKGILYRQQSLVILTEPEQDKDLPISTVKTQEILQGNVVRESAEGHGTIETEKIDKVIKQWEGSFFRGNPKLRKKSVSLRFDLHMAAADEGCAQTKQDSLPDVEVRLIMKRSRSIPSITQ, from the exons ATGCTCTCTCAGGTCACCATGGACTTGCTGCAGGACTCCAGTCACACAATGTGTGGTCTGAACGCCCGCCTGAAGGGCTTCCTGGAGCAGGTGCACAGGCTGCAGGAGGCCAACCACCGGCTGGAAGCTCAGATAGCCGACTGGGGCGCCAGGAGCGGCTCGCACTCCCAGGAGTGGTCCCAGCAGGAACAGACTGTCAAGGAGCTCCGTACCCAG GTTGGTAAACTCCTGATGGAAAATGCCCAACTGGCGTTAGAGTCTGACAGCGTGAAGTCCAGAGCTGCTGCCATCCAGGCCAG GTGCGAGACGGAGGAGAAGAACACCAGGCGTCTGGAGCAACAAGTGGCTCAGCTCAGGGAGCTTAAGAGGAAGGCAGACCAGAGCAGCACATCCCTGCACACGGACTTCCACCGCTCCATGACAGAGCTGCAGGAGATCCACCACGAGTTTGAG GCAGCCCGggctctgcagctgcagcggGCCGGCTCCTGCGATGCTCTGTTAAAGACAgccacagcagcaacagcagcagcaggaggggaggaggaggatggcaCAGGGATGGAGCTCACCCAGCTCCTCGACCGAATCAGAGCGCAGTGCGACCAGAGCAGACTTCCAGGTCCGGGCGAGGGACACCTCGGCCTGGGCGCCGTCTCAAATCCACCCCCAGGCTCGGCCGGGCCTAGCCACTCCGGGGCTGGAGCGGCAGCATCCAGAGCACACAGAGGAGCTCTCAGTGAG GAGGAGGCAGCGTGGGCACAGGTGAGCCTCGGCGGCGCAGCCCTAAGGGAGGCACGAGCTGAGCTAGCTGAAGCCAGGAAGCAGTGGCACTCCCTGCAGGTGGAGATCGAGACCCTACATGCCTTG GAGAAAGGCCTGGAGAGCTCCCTGCAGCACACCCAGCGGCTGTACTCCAGCCAGCTGCAAGACCTTTCCCAGGTCATCGCCGGGCTGGAGGGCGAACTGGATCAGGTGAGGAGCGGACTGGCCACCCAGCGTCAGCGTCACAGCGAGCTGCTCAACACCAAGATGAGGCTGGAGCGAGAGATCACCACATACCGGCGCCTGCTGGAGCGCGAGGAGGGAAG ATACATGGGTCGTAATGTGCAGCACTTGAATCTGCGGCCTTGGAGGTTTTCCACGGAGGAGCCGAAGGAAAACGGGCTGGAGAACGGCTTCAGTGACCCTGCTGTGACGCCGGATGAACCCAAGTCAGAGCCCCTGCCTGAGATACCTCCACTCCTCCCCGCAGACAATGGGATAAAGAAAGGCATACTGTACAGGCAGCAGAGCCTTGTGATACTCACAG AGCCAGAGCAAGATAAAGACTTGCCAATCTCCACTGTGAAGACTCAGGAGATTCTTCAGGGCAATGTTGTACGGGAAAGTGCAGAGGGTCACGGCACCATCGA GACGGAGAAGATTGACAAAGTGATAAAGCAGTGGGAGGGCTCCTTCTTCAGAGGGAATCCCAAGCTGCGGAAGAAGTCCGTGTCTCTGCGTTTCGACCTGCACATGGCTGCGGCAGACGAGGGGTGTGCCCAGACCAAACAGGACAGCCTTCCTGACGTGGAGGTGCGTCTCATCATGAAGAGGTCTCGCAGCATCCCGTCCATCACACAGTAA
- the krt222 gene encoding keratin, type I cytoskeletal 18-A isoform X2: MDLLQDSSHTMCGLNARLKGFLEQVHRLQEANHRLEAQIADWGARSGSHSQEWSQQEQTVKELRTQVGKLLMENAQLALESDSVKSRAAAIQARCETEEKNTRRLEQQVAQLRELKRKADQSSTSLHTDFHRSMTELQEIHHEFEAARALQLQRAGSCDALLKTATAATAAAGGEEEDGTGMELTQLLDRIRAQCDQSRLPGPGEGHLGLGAVSNPPPGSAGPSHSGAGAAASRAHRGALSEEEAAWAQVSLGGAALREARAELAEARKQWHSLQVEIETLHALEKGLESSLQHTQRLYSSQLQDLSQVIAGLEGELDQVRSGLATQRQRHSELLNTKMRLEREITTYRRLLEREEGRYMGRNVQHLNLRPWRFSTEEPKENGLENGFSDPAVTPDEPKSEPLPEIPPLLPADNGIKKGILYRQQSLVILTEPEQDKDLPISTVKTQEILQGNVVRESAEGHGTIETEKIDKVIKQWEGSFFRGNPKLRKKSVSLRFDLHMAAADEGCAQTKQDSLPDVEVRLIMKRSRSIPSITQ; the protein is encoded by the exons ATGGACTTGCTGCAGGACTCCAGTCACACAATGTGTGGTCTGAACGCCCGCCTGAAGGGCTTCCTGGAGCAGGTGCACAGGCTGCAGGAGGCCAACCACCGGCTGGAAGCTCAGATAGCCGACTGGGGCGCCAGGAGCGGCTCGCACTCCCAGGAGTGGTCCCAGCAGGAACAGACTGTCAAGGAGCTCCGTACCCAG GTTGGTAAACTCCTGATGGAAAATGCCCAACTGGCGTTAGAGTCTGACAGCGTGAAGTCCAGAGCTGCTGCCATCCAGGCCAG GTGCGAGACGGAGGAGAAGAACACCAGGCGTCTGGAGCAACAAGTGGCTCAGCTCAGGGAGCTTAAGAGGAAGGCAGACCAGAGCAGCACATCCCTGCACACGGACTTCCACCGCTCCATGACAGAGCTGCAGGAGATCCACCACGAGTTTGAG GCAGCCCGggctctgcagctgcagcggGCCGGCTCCTGCGATGCTCTGTTAAAGACAgccacagcagcaacagcagcagcaggaggggaggaggaggatggcaCAGGGATGGAGCTCACCCAGCTCCTCGACCGAATCAGAGCGCAGTGCGACCAGAGCAGACTTCCAGGTCCGGGCGAGGGACACCTCGGCCTGGGCGCCGTCTCAAATCCACCCCCAGGCTCGGCCGGGCCTAGCCACTCCGGGGCTGGAGCGGCAGCATCCAGAGCACACAGAGGAGCTCTCAGTGAG GAGGAGGCAGCGTGGGCACAGGTGAGCCTCGGCGGCGCAGCCCTAAGGGAGGCACGAGCTGAGCTAGCTGAAGCCAGGAAGCAGTGGCACTCCCTGCAGGTGGAGATCGAGACCCTACATGCCTTG GAGAAAGGCCTGGAGAGCTCCCTGCAGCACACCCAGCGGCTGTACTCCAGCCAGCTGCAAGACCTTTCCCAGGTCATCGCCGGGCTGGAGGGCGAACTGGATCAGGTGAGGAGCGGACTGGCCACCCAGCGTCAGCGTCACAGCGAGCTGCTCAACACCAAGATGAGGCTGGAGCGAGAGATCACCACATACCGGCGCCTGCTGGAGCGCGAGGAGGGAAG ATACATGGGTCGTAATGTGCAGCACTTGAATCTGCGGCCTTGGAGGTTTTCCACGGAGGAGCCGAAGGAAAACGGGCTGGAGAACGGCTTCAGTGACCCTGCTGTGACGCCGGATGAACCCAAGTCAGAGCCCCTGCCTGAGATACCTCCACTCCTCCCCGCAGACAATGGGATAAAGAAAGGCATACTGTACAGGCAGCAGAGCCTTGTGATACTCACAG AGCCAGAGCAAGATAAAGACTTGCCAATCTCCACTGTGAAGACTCAGGAGATTCTTCAGGGCAATGTTGTACGGGAAAGTGCAGAGGGTCACGGCACCATCGA GACGGAGAAGATTGACAAAGTGATAAAGCAGTGGGAGGGCTCCTTCTTCAGAGGGAATCCCAAGCTGCGGAAGAAGTCCGTGTCTCTGCGTTTCGACCTGCACATGGCTGCGGCAGACGAGGGGTGTGCCCAGACCAAACAGGACAGCCTTCCTGACGTGGAGGTGCGTCTCATCATGAAGAGGTCTCGCAGCATCCCGTCCATCACACAGTAA
- the LOC125004207 gene encoding tensin-4-like yields MMSTAKGMSHMIPSHVLRVGQTIHLDSAQGPPNQHLSLMESSSHTEDVELDISLENLNQLILELDPTFEPITGNKSPTCISPPTDTLRSNEDISNCVLVPRGISSSSSPTVTPSVSPSIPIPSPSSLSCSPQGSLVFSSSPSSSLPPLPCGSVPRNPSQKPDFGFSQGSLRLSHSNRNSAASLLSTSSCSDTSYILGSNLSLAGDDADSPESLLSCTPGSFSEAYRTRDSPEKPSLTKRGHLQEHYSNGVRSSPASLSGSLTDIPILLVNGAPQPDMCSDFPGPEIYMDQIIPVTKPKPRCTDFQSSFNGSQPSMKFVMDTSKFWFRPHISRAEAEALLKDKEAGTFVVRDSTSYKGNFGLAMKVNQSPTNFTASAYPGETTSDVIRHFLIESSPKGVRIKGSSQEPYFGSLSALVYQHTISAYALPCKLLLHSSGPAENKAKDKTASEENKTACNFIYLNAVPTEMLTGPCAVQKAVSLTIEKAPGSFAPTIVNMKVSLKGVTLTDINRKLFFRRHYPAHLLSYGGEDPDKRVWTRGSRFGARIFGFVAKGVEAGMENVCHVFAEYDSLQPCGKVIQVIQSAISKP; encoded by the exons ATGATGTCTACAGCCAAAGGCATGTCCCACATGATACCCAGTCATGTTCTGAGAGTGGGTCAAACTATCCATCTGGACTCGGCGCAGGGGCCACCCAACCAACACCTGAGCCTGATGGAGTCCAGCAGTCACACCGAGGACGTCGAACTTGACATTTCCCTGGAGAATCTCAACCAGCTCATCCTGGAACTGGATCCGACATTTGAACCCATCACAGGCAACAAAAGTCCTACGTGCATCAGCCCGCCTACAG ACACCTTGCGCTCAAATGAAGACATCTCCAACTGTGTGCTGGTTCCCAGAGGAATCTCCTCCAGCTCATCGCCCACAGTGACACCATCCGTGTCGCCCAGCATACCCATCCCTTCACCGAGCAGTCTCAGCTGTAGCCCCCAAGGTTCGCtggtgttctcctcctccccttcatccTCCCTGCCTCCACTGCCGTGTGGAAGCGTACCCAGAAATCCATCCCAGAAGCCCGACTTTGGCTTCTCCCAAGGATCCTTGCGCTTATCGCACTCCAACAGAAACAGTGCCGCCTCGCTCCTCTCCACGTCATCATGctcagacaccagctacatcCTTGGCAG TAACCTGTCCTTGGCCGGTGACGACGCTGACTCTCCAGAGTCCTTGCTGAGCTGCACGCCTGGTTCCTTCAGTGAGGCGTACAGAACGAGGGACAGCCCAGAAAAACCCTCACTGACAAAACGTGGACACCTGCAGGAACACTACAGCAACGGGGTACGCAGCAGTCCTGCTTCCCTGTCCGGGTCACTCACTGATATTCCCATACTGCTCGTCAATGGTGCACCACAGCCAGATATGTGCAGTGACTTCCCTGGACCAGAAATTTACATGGATCAGATCATCCCTGTGACCAAACCAAAGCCACGCTGTACAGATTTCCAATCTTCTTTTAATGGTAGCCAGCCATCAATGAAATTTGTCATGGACACTTCAAAGTTTTGGTTCCGTCCACATATCAGCAGAGCAGAAG ctGAGGCCCTGTTGAAGGACAAAGAAGCAGGAACATTTGTGGTGAGAGACAGCACCTCCTACAAAGGCAATTTCGGCTTGGCTATGAAGGTCAATCAATCCCCCACCAACTTCACTGCTTCTGCGTACCCAG GAGAGACGACTTCAGATGTGATCAGGCACTTCCTGATTGAGTCATCACCCAAAGGCGTCCGCATCAAAGGCTCTTCTCAGGAACCGTACTTTG GTAGTCTCTCTGCCCTGGTCTACCAGCACACCATTTCTGCTTACGCTTTACCCTGCAAACTACTGCTCCACTCCAGCG GCCCGGCAGAAAACAAGGCAAAAGATAAAACTGCATCAGAGGAGAATAAAACAG CTTGCAACTTCATCTACCTGAATGCAGTCCCCACTGAGATGCTGACGGGTCCCTGTGCAGTGCAGAAGGCAGTGTCCCTAACAATTGAGAAAGCCCCGGGGTCCTTTGCGCCCACAATCGTAAACATGAAGGTGTCTCTGAAGGGTGTTACACTGACAGATATCAACAGGAA GCTTTTCTTCAGACGCCATTACCCTGCTCACCTGCTCAGCTACGGCGGCGAAGATCCAGATAAACGAGT GTGGACGAGAGGTTCGCGTTTTGGTGCAAG GATATTTGGCTTTGTAGCAAAAGGCGTCGAGGCTGGTATGGAGAATGTGTGTCACGTCTTTGCAGAGTATGACTCCCTGCAGCCCTGTGGCAAAGTCATCCAGGTTATTCAGAGCGCCATATCCAAACCGTAG
- the ccr7 gene encoding C-C chemokine receptor type 7 isoform X2: MDADNLNLLPTVLIWLVHFKFCLSDEIGENSTVDYSSIPSVDYDDFPTLCVKNHSFRLWFISIFYSIICILGLAGNLLVILTFFYFKRLKTMTDVYLLNLSFADLLFSLSLPFWAANSVVKWVLGLPLCKVIHAIYKVSLYSSMFLLSFISVDRYFVIAKAISAHRHRSQAVFISKVSSAITWVLALVFSMPEIIYTNINNNTCTPFSSTVDKFRISIQASQIAVAFVLPLLVMTFCYCSIVRTLCQARSFERNKAIKVILAVVIVFLVCQLPYNVVLFWATVFTANGGTEDCKYHNSLIYATDVTQVVAFMRCCLNPFVYAFIGVKFRHDLLKLMKRFGCMSQEMFFKYAYGNRRRSSAATETESTTTFSP, from the coding sequence TTTTGCTTGTCTGACGAAATTGGAGAGAATTCAACCGTGGATTATAGCTCGATCCCCAGTGTGGATTATGATGACTTTCCTACATTGTGCGTGAAAAACCATTCCTTCCGTCTCTGGTTTATTTCTATCTTCTACTCCATCATCTGCATTCTGGGACTGGCAGGAAACCTACTTGTCATCCTCACCTTCTTCTACTTCAAGCGCCTCAAGACCATGACGGATGTGTACCTGCTCAACTTGTCCTTTGCGgaccttctcttttctctgtcactCCCCTTTTGGGCAGCCAACTCGGTGGTGAAGTGGGTGCTGGGCTTGCCGCTGTGCAAAGTCATACACGCAATTTACAAGGTCAGCTTATACAGCAGCATGttccttctctccttcatcAGCGTGGACCGCTACTTTGTCATCGCCAAAGCCATCTCTGCTCACCGTCACCGCTCTCAAGCAGTCTTTATCAGCAAAGTGTCATCAGCTATCACCTGGGTCCTGGCACTGGTCTTCTCCATGCCAGAGATAATCTACACcaatatcaacaacaacaccTGCACTCCTTTTTCCAGCACTGTCGACAAGTTCCGCATCAGCATCCAGGCCAGTCAGATTGCTGTGGCTTTTGTCCTCCCGTTACTGGTCATGACGTTCTGTTACTGCAGCATTGTTCGCACCCTTTGCCAAGCTCGTAGCTTTGAACGGAACAAGGCCATCAAGGTGATTCTTGCTGTGGTCATTGTGTTTCTCGTCTGCCAGCTCCCTTATAACGTGGTCCTGTTTTGGGCCACAGTTTTCACAGCAAACGGAGGAACAGAAGACTGCAAATATCACAACAGTCTCATCTATGCTACCGATGTCACCCAGGTCGTGGCCTTCATGAGGTGCTGCCTGAATCCCTTTGTCTATGCCTTCATTGGTGTGAAGTTTCGTCATGACCTGCTGAAGCTAATGAAGCGCTTTGGTTGCATGAGCCAGGAGATGTTCTTCAAATATGCATATGGCAATAGGAGGAGGAGCTCGGCAGCCACCGAAACCGAGTCCACCACCACGTTCTCTCCTTAA
- the ccr7 gene encoding C-C chemokine receptor type 7 isoform X1 yields MTAVSDNLNLLPTVLIWLVHFKFCLSDEIGENSTVDYSSIPSVDYDDFPTLCVKNHSFRLWFISIFYSIICILGLAGNLLVILTFFYFKRLKTMTDVYLLNLSFADLLFSLSLPFWAANSVVKWVLGLPLCKVIHAIYKVSLYSSMFLLSFISVDRYFVIAKAISAHRHRSQAVFISKVSSAITWVLALVFSMPEIIYTNINNNTCTPFSSTVDKFRISIQASQIAVAFVLPLLVMTFCYCSIVRTLCQARSFERNKAIKVILAVVIVFLVCQLPYNVVLFWATVFTANGGTEDCKYHNSLIYATDVTQVVAFMRCCLNPFVYAFIGVKFRHDLLKLMKRFGCMSQEMFFKYAYGNRRRSSAATETESTTTFSP; encoded by the coding sequence TTTTGCTTGTCTGACGAAATTGGAGAGAATTCAACCGTGGATTATAGCTCGATCCCCAGTGTGGATTATGATGACTTTCCTACATTGTGCGTGAAAAACCATTCCTTCCGTCTCTGGTTTATTTCTATCTTCTACTCCATCATCTGCATTCTGGGACTGGCAGGAAACCTACTTGTCATCCTCACCTTCTTCTACTTCAAGCGCCTCAAGACCATGACGGATGTGTACCTGCTCAACTTGTCCTTTGCGgaccttctcttttctctgtcactCCCCTTTTGGGCAGCCAACTCGGTGGTGAAGTGGGTGCTGGGCTTGCCGCTGTGCAAAGTCATACACGCAATTTACAAGGTCAGCTTATACAGCAGCATGttccttctctccttcatcAGCGTGGACCGCTACTTTGTCATCGCCAAAGCCATCTCTGCTCACCGTCACCGCTCTCAAGCAGTCTTTATCAGCAAAGTGTCATCAGCTATCACCTGGGTCCTGGCACTGGTCTTCTCCATGCCAGAGATAATCTACACcaatatcaacaacaacaccTGCACTCCTTTTTCCAGCACTGTCGACAAGTTCCGCATCAGCATCCAGGCCAGTCAGATTGCTGTGGCTTTTGTCCTCCCGTTACTGGTCATGACGTTCTGTTACTGCAGCATTGTTCGCACCCTTTGCCAAGCTCGTAGCTTTGAACGGAACAAGGCCATCAAGGTGATTCTTGCTGTGGTCATTGTGTTTCTCGTCTGCCAGCTCCCTTATAACGTGGTCCTGTTTTGGGCCACAGTTTTCACAGCAAACGGAGGAACAGAAGACTGCAAATATCACAACAGTCTCATCTATGCTACCGATGTCACCCAGGTCGTGGCCTTCATGAGGTGCTGCCTGAATCCCTTTGTCTATGCCTTCATTGGTGTGAAGTTTCGTCATGACCTGCTGAAGCTAATGAAGCGCTTTGGTTGCATGAGCCAGGAGATGTTCTTCAAATATGCATATGGCAATAGGAGGAGGAGCTCGGCAGCCACCGAAACCGAGTCCACCACCACGTTCTCTCCTTAA